One part of the Nitrospira sp. genome encodes these proteins:
- a CDS encoding efflux RND transporter periplasmic adaptor subunit: MTDDPNEPTRHVPVSEVIPRPAVSPPSDPAREHERPLPITVIPLPQRRARSGRPWLLGGMASLLLIGAGIWYWFNGGPPPIQYKTALADRGPITSLVTATGTVNPVMSVLVGSQVSGKIAKLFVDFNAVVKQGQPLAQIDPLPFQSRVNQARAGVKSAAGNLAKATNMGAQRKRERDRMATLRKQAFVSQADLDLAETNYRDAEANVQVMQAQVDQAQATLASAELDLGYTTIYSPVNGIVISRTVDIGQTVVASFQTPTLFVIAQDLMRMQVNANVSESDIGGVAEGKTASFRVDAYPKHFFDGTVTQVRNAPISVQNVVTYDVVITVDNKDLKLKPGMTANVTIVTAKKESPLRVPNGALRFRMPNIPVDKKASRVWVLDLESTTHQADVSTGIADSLFTEITEGPVKEGDRVILGIDTPEEQAQKKLPPGFDSTPRMR, translated from the coding sequence ATGACCGACGACCCGAATGAGCCAACCCGGCATGTCCCCGTCAGCGAGGTGATCCCACGCCCGGCGGTCTCGCCTCCATCCGATCCAGCACGAGAACATGAACGTCCGCTCCCCATCACCGTGATTCCCCTCCCGCAGAGACGAGCCAGATCGGGGCGCCCCTGGTTGCTCGGTGGTATGGCCTCACTGCTCCTGATCGGCGCCGGCATCTGGTATTGGTTCAACGGCGGTCCCCCCCCGATCCAGTATAAGACAGCCCTCGCCGACCGGGGCCCTATCACATCCCTCGTCACCGCCACCGGAACCGTCAATCCAGTCATGTCCGTCCTGGTCGGCAGTCAGGTGTCCGGCAAGATTGCGAAGCTCTTCGTAGATTTCAACGCCGTGGTCAAACAAGGCCAACCTCTTGCCCAGATCGATCCACTCCCATTCCAATCACGCGTCAACCAGGCGCGTGCCGGCGTGAAAAGCGCCGCCGGCAACCTGGCCAAGGCCACGAACATGGGAGCCCAGCGAAAGCGAGAGCGCGACCGGATGGCCACTCTTCGAAAGCAGGCCTTCGTCTCGCAGGCGGACCTCGATCTGGCCGAAACAAACTATCGCGACGCCGAAGCCAATGTGCAGGTGATGCAGGCGCAGGTGGACCAGGCGCAGGCGACGCTCGCCTCCGCCGAGTTGGATCTCGGCTATACCACCATCTACTCGCCGGTCAACGGCATCGTGATCTCCCGCACCGTGGACATCGGTCAGACCGTCGTGGCCAGCTTTCAAACACCCACCCTCTTTGTCATCGCGCAGGACCTGATGAGGATGCAGGTGAACGCCAATGTCAGCGAGTCCGATATCGGCGGCGTGGCTGAAGGAAAGACGGCCAGCTTTCGCGTGGATGCCTATCCGAAACACTTCTTCGATGGAACCGTCACACAGGTGCGGAATGCGCCGATCAGCGTGCAGAACGTCGTAACATACGATGTCGTCATCACGGTCGACAACAAAGACCTGAAGCTCAAGCCGGGCATGACGGCCAACGTAACCATCGTCACCGCCAAGAAAGAATCTCCGCTGCGCGTGCCGAACGGCGCGCTACGGTTCCGGATGCCTAACATTCCAGTGGACAAGAAAGCGTCGCGGGTCTGGGTGTTGGATCTGGAGAGCACAACCCATCAGGCCGACGTCAGCACCGGTATTGCAGACTCCCTGTTTACGGAAATTACCGAAGGACCAGTGAAAGAAGGCGACCGGGTGATCCTCGGCATAGACACTCCCGAGGAACAGGCACAAAAGAAACTGCCACCGGGGTTCGACTCGACTCCGAGAATGAGATAG